In Candidatus Methylacidiphilales bacterium, the sequence GACCACCGGGATGCACTGGCAGGTGCACAAGGTGGCCGCGCGTCATGGTCGCCGTTATGTCGAAACCGGCCGACGCATGCCCGTGGCCGTCTGTCTGGGCGGCGATCCAGTGTACACCTTTTCCGCCACCGCCCCCCTGCCGGACGGGCTGGATGAACTCCTGTTGGCGGGTTTTCTGCGCAAGAAGGCGGTACCGTTGGTCAAATGCGAGACCTCGGATCTGATGGTTCCCGCGAACAGTGATTTTGTCATCGAGGGATATGTCGATCCGACCGAGCCGCTGCGCGATGAGGGTCCCTTCGGCGACCACACCGGTTTCTACACCCCGGTGGACAAGTATCCCGCATTCCACGTCACCTGCATCACCCACCGCAGCGATGCCATCTATCCGGCCACCGTCGTGGGAAAACCCCCGATGGAGGATTTCTACATCGGCGGCGCAAGCGTGCGCATCTTCCTCCCGGTGTTCAAAATGAATTTTCCCGAGATCGTGGACATCGCCCTTCCGGCCGAGGGGGTCTTCCACAACCTGGTCTTTGTCAGCATCAAGAAGCAATACCCCTATCAAGCTTTCAAGATCATCAACGGGCTGTGGGGCATGGGGCAGATGATGTTTTCCAAGATCATTGTCTGCGTCGACGCCGATGTCGATGTGCACAACACCAGCGACGTGCTCTTCCATCTTTGCTCCAACATCGATCCCGAGCGGGACACGATCTTCACCAAGGGGGTTTGTGACAGCCTCGACCATGCGCCGACGGTGCCGAACATCGGCACCCACATGGGTATCGATGCCACGACCAAGCTGCCGGGCGAAGGATACACCCGGGGTTGGCCCAAGCGTTGCACCCACCCGGGAGAATTGTTGGATAAAATCGCCCGATTGCCCCTCTAAATGCGTGGGCGGCACCGATCGTGCTTTCCATGGCACGCCGGACCGGCTATGAAATGGGGATGAACAGCCATGTACGGCTGCTGGGCTTGTGGTTCATGGCGGTCGCCCCGCTCCGGGCCGCCGGAGAGCTCAACTATTCCAACGACATCATCCGCCAGAGGGTCAACGATGTTCCCGCTGTCCAGGCCCGCAGTCTGCTCAATGCGGATGTGGTCGACCTTGAGTTCAAGGTGGATGATTTCTCCTCCCGCGAGTCGTCTTTTTCCGGCAAGAACTTCAAGCGCCCCTCCGTCAATCAGAAGTACCGCACCCTGCTCCGTAGCAGGTTCGGGGACGGGTTGGTCTGGGAGAGCGGTCTGGATCTGGCTGTCTCCCGGACCAGTCTCTGGGACAACACGGGACGCGAGAATGTCAACGCGTTTTGGAAGCCGGAATACCTCAACCGCTTCATCATCCGTCCGAATGAAAAGTCGGAATGGGTGGTGAGCCAAAGCACCTCGCTGGAACAACGCTCCGACACCCAGGGGACGACCGAGTTCTGGCGGGCCCATATGGCTTTCCGCCAGCAGATCACCCGCATGACCGAGATGCGCCTGGAGGCCTGGCACGACAACACGGAGCCTGCGGGTCCCCGGCGGGCCATCAGCACCGATGCCGCTTCCTTTTCGGTTTCGCAGCAGTTGGGGACCCCGAATCTCAAACTGCGGCTCGGAGGGAAGATCCTCCAACAGGATCACCAGGAGCGATCATGGGACGACCGTGAGATCCTCCGGCGGGAGGCGGGGCTGGACTGGCGGTTGACGCCGCTCTTCAGCCTCTACGGGGGAACGGCATGGGAGGAGGAAGATCGCCCGCAATGGATACGGCAGGAGGAGCGGTTGCTCTACGAATTACGGGGCAAGTGGACCCCGGACCCCATCTTCCAGCTCACCGGGGGTCTATCGCTTGACAGCCAACAACAGGCCGGAGGGGACAGCGGGCACAGCCGCGTTTTCTTGCGGGGCGATCTCAAGCACGATGCCGATCTCTCCACCTTCCTTCACGCGCGCTGGGAGCAGTGGGAGCGCACGGATCCCGATGGAACCGAGGTTTCCGGCCAGGAGAAGGTTTTCGTTGGCGCGGGACAGGATGTGCAGATCGATCCTTCCACCCGTTTCACGGCGGAATACGCCATGGCGGACGAGAGCCAATATGGCAGAAGCGGCCGGGATGAGTCCCTCGTGGAACACATGATTTCTTTCCTGGTCACGACGCAGTTCTGATCATTTGGAAAGCCGGTTGGCCAAGCAGCGGATTGCCCTTATTCTGGCTTTGTGAAAATTGTCGTCGCCATCACCGGGGCCAGCGGCTCGCTCTACGCCCAGCGCCTTCTGGCGTTGTTGGACGGGGCCGGCCATGAAATCCATGTTTGTTTGAGCAGCCATGCCCGCGAGGTGGCCGAGGCGGAAACCGGCGGGCTGGCCATTCCGGAAGGATTCACGGTCCACTCCGACCGGACGATGCAGGTGCCCTTCGTCAGCGGCTCGGCCCGATTCGATGCCATGGTGGTGGTTCCCTGTTCGATGGGCACGGTTGGACGGATCGCCCATGG encodes:
- a CDS encoding menaquinone biosynthesis decarboxylase; protein product: MAYDSMQEFAAVLEAAGELVRVREPLSVDLEIAALADREMKKPGGGKALLVEKPLLSDGSLSRFPLLVNSMGSHRRMAMALNVGDVDEVAAQLGFLMKAKPPKSLGDAFELVRNGIDVVHAKPWTVRTGPCKDVILRDGPGLAALPVLKCWPEDGGPFVTLPNVHTQDPDTGERNVGMYRMQVFDGWTTGMHWQVHKVAARHGRRYVETGRRMPVAVCLGGDPVYTFSATAPLPDGLDELLLAGFLRKKAVPLVKCETSDLMVPANSDFVIEGYVDPTEPLRDEGPFGDHTGFYTPVDKYPAFHVTCITHRSDAIYPATVVGKPPMEDFYIGGASVRIFLPVFKMNFPEIVDIALPAEGVFHNLVFVSIKKQYPYQAFKIINGLWGMGQMMFSKIIVCVDADVDVHNTSDVLFHLCSNIDPERDTIFTKGVCDSLDHAPTVPNIGTHMGIDATTKLPGEGYTRGWPKRCTHPGELLDKIARLPL